From Kangiella sp. TOML190, one genomic window encodes:
- a CDS encoding glutathione S-transferase family protein: protein MKIYGDIISGNCYKVALTCALLEIEHEWVSMDLLKGDARTDEFKAKNPNAKTPTLELDSGQTLWESNAIINFLAHDTELMPTDAWQIGQVQQWQFFEQYSHEPFIAVARFINKYLGLPEDRKAEYESKQVGGHKALQVMEQQLQQTPHLIGEQLSTADISLYAYTHVAHEGGFDLSDYPAINAWMDRIQQHEKYIGMEK, encoded by the coding sequence ATGAAAATTTATGGTGATATTATTTCCGGCAACTGCTACAAGGTAGCGCTCACCTGCGCCCTACTCGAGATTGAGCATGAGTGGGTTAGCATGGATTTGCTTAAAGGCGACGCCAGAACTGATGAATTTAAAGCTAAAAATCCCAATGCCAAAACACCAACTTTAGAGCTGGATAGCGGACAAACCTTATGGGAATCTAACGCCATTATTAACTTCCTAGCTCATGACACCGAACTGATGCCAACCGATGCTTGGCAAATCGGCCAAGTCCAACAATGGCAATTTTTCGAACAATACAGCCATGAACCTTTTATCGCGGTTGCTCGTTTTATCAATAAATACCTTGGCCTGCCCGAAGATCGCAAAGCCGAATATGAATCGAAACAAGTAGGCGGTCATAAAGCGCTTCAAGTTATGGAGCAGCAACTTCAGCAAACCCCGCATCTAATTGGCGAACAACTCTCCACCGCCGACATCAGCCTCTACGCTTATACTCATGTCGCCCACGAAGGTGGCTTTGACTTATCAGATTATCCAGCGATTAATGCTTGGATGGACAGAATACAGCAACATGAAAAATATATAGGGATGGAGAAATAA
- the cydB gene encoding cytochrome d ubiquinol oxidase subunit II, giving the protein MIDYALIWAGLIAFAVLAYIILDGFDLGIGILFPLIKDKTDRETAMNTIAPIWDGNETWLVLGGGGLFAVFPLAYSVILPALYMPIILMLIGLIFRGVAFEFHWRATKLQSLWDRGFFLGSLIAALCQGIALGALVQGISVENRVYTGGWWDWLTPFSITTGIALVVGYVLLGATWLNLKTTERLQQQARAIARVAAFATLAAIGVISLWMLLIEQQYLERWFNAPAIYGLMVIPLLVLTLGAWLVRDIFRGKELSPFLISIGLFILSYVGLCASFFPYLIPPSISIWQAAAPENSLKFLLAGSAFLLPIIIAYTSYAYWVFRGKVKPNEAYH; this is encoded by the coding sequence ATGATTGATTATGCACTTATTTGGGCGGGTTTGATTGCTTTTGCGGTACTGGCTTACATCATCTTAGATGGCTTTGATTTAGGCATTGGGATTCTTTTCCCCTTGATCAAAGACAAAACGGATCGTGAAACGGCAATGAATACCATTGCGCCCATTTGGGATGGTAATGAAACCTGGTTAGTACTGGGTGGTGGTGGTTTATTTGCCGTGTTTCCATTGGCCTATTCCGTAATTCTGCCCGCTCTGTATATGCCGATTATCTTGATGCTGATTGGTTTGATTTTTCGTGGTGTCGCATTCGAGTTTCACTGGCGTGCTACGAAATTACAGTCCCTATGGGATCGTGGGTTTTTCTTAGGCTCGCTAATCGCTGCCTTATGCCAAGGTATTGCCCTAGGCGCTTTAGTGCAGGGTATCTCAGTCGAAAATCGTGTTTATACTGGTGGTTGGTGGGATTGGCTAACCCCATTTAGTATTACCACTGGAATTGCCTTGGTGGTTGGTTACGTTTTGTTGGGCGCGACCTGGTTGAATTTGAAAACCACCGAACGCTTGCAACAACAAGCCAGAGCCATTGCTCGTGTAGCGGCTTTTGCTACTCTTGCTGCCATTGGCGTGATCAGCTTATGGATGTTGCTGATAGAGCAGCAGTACCTTGAGCGCTGGTTTAATGCTCCGGCCATTTACGGATTAATGGTGATTCCATTGTTAGTACTGACCTTGGGAGCATGGCTAGTTCGCGATATATTTCGAGGAAAAGAGCTCAGCCCCTTTTTAATTTCCATTGGTTTATTCATTTTAAGTTATGTGGGTTTATGCGCGAGTTTTTTCCCCTATTTAATACCGCCTTCGATCAGCATTTGGCAGGCCGCTGCGCCAGAAAATAGCTTAAAGTTTTTGTTAGCGGGTTCAGCCTTTTTGTTGCCTATCATTATCGCTTATACCAGCTACGCTTATTGGGTGTTCCGCGGCAAGGTCAAACCAAATGAGGCGTACCATTAG
- a CDS encoding GFA family protein — MSITASCLCQKSQLQVETLAKEFHACDCNICRKWSGGPFMSMGCGTKVKLTKKDSIRIYDSSEWAERAFCGNCGTQLFYRLKQNQEYYIPVDLFDKPVSPSFTTQYFVDQKPSTYAFADSTHNMTSEQFYALFAKEE, encoded by the coding sequence ATGTCCATTACTGCCAGTTGCTTATGCCAAAAGTCGCAACTCCAAGTCGAAACCCTTGCCAAAGAATTTCATGCATGTGATTGCAATATCTGCCGCAAATGGTCAGGGGGACCTTTTATGTCTATGGGTTGCGGTACAAAAGTAAAGCTCACCAAAAAAGACTCTATTCGTATCTATGATTCCTCAGAATGGGCTGAGCGGGCTTTTTGTGGCAACTGCGGAACCCAACTCTTCTACCGTTTAAAGCAAAATCAGGAATACTATATCCCAGTGGATTTATTTGATAAGCCGGTTTCGCCGAGTTTTACCACGCAATATTTTGTGGATCAAAAACCTTCAACCTATGCCTTTGCTGATTCAACCCATAATATGACCAGCGAACAGTTTTATGCACTTTTCGCAAAAGAAGAGTAA
- the pyrC gene encoding dihydroorotase encodes MTSSTNSITITQPDDWHIHLRSGAALQHTVLDAARQFSRAIVMPNLVPPVTTVEMAEDYYKSIKRYTPSEISLEPLMVLYLTDNTSVKDIEQAVASDKVYACKLYPAGATTNSDSGLTDIENAYPVFEKMAELGLPLLVHGEVTDAEIDIFDREAVFIDTILKPLLEKFPNLKLVLEHITTKQAVEFVQSQGDNVAATITAHHLLHNRNDMLVGGIRPHLYCLPILKRMEHQQALVAAATSGSKKFFLGTDSAPHSQDKKETSCGCAGAYTAYAAIELYTEAFEKADALDKLEAFASFNGPDFYGLPRNEGTITLVKKQWKMPKQLCLGNKTLIPFRANENIEWKLKK; translated from the coding sequence ATGACTTCTTCTACAAACAGCATCACCATTACCCAACCCGATGATTGGCACATCCACCTACGCTCTGGCGCCGCCCTGCAACACACGGTTTTAGATGCCGCGCGTCAATTTTCTCGCGCGATTGTGATGCCAAACTTAGTTCCCCCAGTTACTACCGTGGAAATGGCCGAAGATTACTACAAATCCATCAAGCGCTACACGCCTTCGGAGATTTCTTTAGAGCCACTGATGGTCCTGTATCTCACGGACAACACCAGCGTTAAAGATATTGAGCAAGCAGTAGCATCGGATAAGGTCTATGCTTGTAAACTCTACCCAGCAGGGGCGACAACCAACTCCGACTCAGGGTTAACCGACATTGAAAATGCTTACCCCGTATTTGAAAAAATGGCGGAGCTGGGTTTGCCGTTATTAGTGCATGGCGAAGTAACGGATGCCGAAATTGATATATTTGATCGAGAAGCCGTCTTTATTGATACCATTTTAAAGCCATTGTTGGAAAAATTTCCGAATCTGAAATTGGTTTTGGAGCATATTACCACCAAGCAGGCGGTAGAATTTGTGCAAAGCCAAGGCGACAATGTGGCAGCAACCATTACCGCTCATCATTTGCTGCATAACCGCAATGATATGCTAGTCGGCGGTATTAGACCGCACCTCTATTGCTTACCCATCTTGAAACGCATGGAACACCAACAGGCGCTGGTCGCAGCAGCGACTTCCGGTAGCAAGAAATTCTTTTTAGGTACCGATAGTGCCCCCCATTCACAGGATAAAAAAGAAACCTCCTGTGGTTGCGCTGGTGCTTATACCGCCTATGCGGCCATAGAATTGTACACCGAAGCTTTTGAAAAAGCCGATGCACTGGATAAACTTGAAGCCTTTGCCAGCTTTAATGGCCCTGATTTTTACGGCCTACCCAGAAACGAAGGCACTATCACGCTGGTGAAAAAGCAATGGAAAATGCCAAAACAACTGTGTCTTGGTAACAAAACCTTGATCCCGTTTCGAGCGAATGAAAACATCGAGTGGAAACTCAAGAAATAA
- the gloA gene encoding lactoylglutathione lyase, which yields MRLLHTMLRVGDLERSIAFYTDVLGMQLIRKHDYESGRFTLAFVGYGEEKDATVLELTHNWDTQAYNLGEGFGHLAIAVDDVYKACDKIRAAGGKVTREPGPMKHGTTVLAFVEDPDGYKIELLEDRHNQ from the coding sequence ATGCGTTTATTACATACCATGCTCCGAGTGGGCGATTTAGAACGTTCGATTGCATTTTATACCGACGTTTTGGGGATGCAGCTGATTCGTAAACATGATTACGAATCAGGCCGCTTTACTCTAGCTTTTGTCGGCTATGGCGAAGAAAAAGATGCGACCGTTTTAGAGCTAACTCATAATTGGGATACCCAAGCATATAATCTGGGTGAGGGTTTTGGGCATTTGGCAATTGCGGTGGATGATGTTTATAAAGCCTGTGATAAAATTCGCGCCGCTGGTGGTAAAGTAACGCGTGAGCCGGGGCCCATGAAGCATGGCACTACGGTGTTGGCGTTTGTGGAAGATCCGGATGGTTATAAAATCGAACTACTTGAAGATAGACATAATCAATAA
- a CDS encoding isoaspartyl peptidase/L-asparaginase family protein, protein MLKQKFYTELLMKLTKIPLLLILTFSLGLFSLMLTAESQPQPPLADPNSDQAMPIAIVIHGGAGTITKENMTPELEQQYKAALKQALVAGYHVLINQGSSQEAVKTAIVMLEDSPLFNAGKGAVFTHDEKNSLDASIMVGSDLSAGAVAGVENIKNPILLADKIRTDSVHVMMSGKGAEEFAASHKIEQVDPKYFYTERRWKSLQQAKAKDASQALVPTDEANNFKFGTVGAVALDANGIISAGTSTGGMTNKRYGRIGDSPIIGAGTYANQECGVSATGHGEYFIRAAVTHDICALMQYQGLTINKAADRVIQQKLKAMGGDGGVVGLDKAGNIMMSFNTAGMYRASIDTQGQVTIKIYQQQNPADSGSAENQQE, encoded by the coding sequence ATGCTTAAACAAAAATTCTATACGGAGTTACTGATGAAGCTAACCAAAATACCGCTTTTGCTCATCCTTACCTTTTCCTTGGGGTTATTTAGTTTGATGCTAACGGCCGAATCGCAACCACAACCGCCCCTTGCCGACCCTAATAGCGACCAAGCTATGCCAATCGCAATCGTTATTCACGGCGGCGCTGGCACTATTACAAAAGAAAACATGACGCCCGAATTGGAGCAGCAATACAAAGCGGCGCTGAAACAAGCCTTGGTGGCCGGCTACCACGTTCTAATCAATCAAGGTTCAAGTCAAGAGGCGGTTAAAACGGCCATCGTTATGTTAGAAGACTCACCACTTTTTAACGCTGGTAAGGGCGCGGTTTTTACCCACGATGAAAAGAACTCCTTGGACGCTTCGATTATGGTGGGTAGCGACTTATCCGCCGGCGCAGTTGCGGGGGTTGAAAATATTAAGAACCCCATTTTACTAGCCGACAAGATCCGTACTGACTCGGTACACGTGATGATGTCGGGCAAAGGCGCTGAAGAATTTGCCGCGAGCCATAAGATCGAGCAAGTGGATCCAAAATACTTTTATACCGAACGGCGCTGGAAGTCGTTGCAACAAGCAAAGGCCAAAGATGCAAGCCAAGCTTTAGTGCCTACCGACGAGGCTAATAACTTCAAATTCGGTACTGTTGGTGCGGTGGCGCTGGATGCCAATGGCATCATCAGTGCTGGCACGTCCACAGGTGGCATGACCAATAAACGCTATGGTCGCATTGGTGATTCGCCAATTATCGGCGCAGGCACCTATGCCAATCAAGAGTGTGGTGTTTCCGCGACTGGCCACGGCGAATACTTTATACGCGCCGCAGTAACTCATGATATTTGTGCCTTAATGCAGTACCAAGGTTTAACCATCAATAAAGCCGCCGATCGAGTGATTCAGCAAAAACTCAAAGCCATGGGTGGCGATGGCGGCGTGGTCGGTTTGGACAAGGCTGGTAATATCATGATGAGTTTCAATACCGCAGGCATGTACCGCGCCAGTATAGACACCCAAGGCCAAGTAACCATTAAAATTTACCAACAGCAGAATCCAGCCGATAGCGGATCTGCCGAAAACCAACAGGAATAA
- a CDS encoding putative quinol monooxygenase has protein sequence MKLSSKNLQRQQNNVRNTVEVDMAAANINQHGLHGLEVTMHAQQGKGHILAELMVLASKRVKQLTGCRLYLVQQSSENTDLIFVSEVWDNQESHQVSLTDERIGEIISQARPLIVNMEFTPTIPVSE, from the coding sequence ATGAAACTATCGAGTAAGAACCTACAAAGACAACAAAATAATGTCAGAAATACTGTTGAGGTAGATATGGCTGCAGCAAACATCAATCAACACGGCTTGCATGGACTCGAGGTCACTATGCACGCCCAGCAAGGCAAAGGACACATCTTAGCTGAACTTATGGTTTTGGCCTCCAAGCGAGTCAAACAACTTACGGGCTGTCGGCTCTACTTGGTACAACAATCTTCTGAAAATACCGATCTAATTTTCGTCAGCGAGGTTTGGGATAATCAAGAGTCCCACCAAGTCTCCTTAACCGATGAAAGGATTGGTGAAATTATTTCACAGGCTCGCCCTTTAATTGTTAATATGGAGTTTACTCCTACTATTCCCGTTTCAGAATAA
- a CDS encoding cytochrome ubiquinol oxidase subunit I, protein MEFLDAVLLARIQFAFTIAFHIIFPGLSIGLAAYLTVLEALWLKTNKSVYLATYKYWLKIFSIIFGMGVVSGIVMSYQFGTNWSVFSDKTGPVLGPLMGYEVLSAFFLEAGFLGVMLFGMNKVGKKLHFFATLMVAVGTLMSAFWILSVNSWMQTPVGYAINEAGQFIVKDWFEVIFNPSFPYRLAHMVIAAFLSTAFLVGGVAAWHLLKDSGNAGARLMFSMAMWMALLVAPLQAFVGDLHGLNTLEHQPAKVAAMEANYHTQKGAPLYLFGFPNSDTQQVDYAIKIPHGASLILTHDPDGELIGLDQFPKEDWPNVPIVFWAFRIMVGIGFGMIAIGFWALYSRLRKKLYQGRGLKRVAVAFAPAGVIATIAGWTVTEVGRQPYTVYGLLRTYDSASPLDAPAVAASLAIFVLAYLLVFGTGIFYTLRLMKVTPKDTVTDEPKSTAKVSLSNRMDSSYQRSHKKPSAAVKPNQQNSLSKEQTDD, encoded by the coding sequence ATGGAGTTTCTTGATGCTGTTCTGCTGGCGCGTATTCAGTTTGCTTTTACGATAGCCTTCCACATTATTTTCCCCGGTCTATCCATTGGTCTAGCAGCCTATCTCACGGTGCTTGAAGCGCTTTGGCTAAAAACTAACAAATCCGTTTATCTTGCAACTTATAAGTATTGGTTGAAAATTTTCTCCATTATTTTTGGTATGGGCGTCGTCTCTGGGATCGTGATGAGCTACCAGTTTGGAACTAACTGGAGTGTTTTTTCAGATAAAACTGGGCCGGTGTTAGGGCCATTGATGGGCTATGAGGTCTTGTCCGCGTTTTTCCTTGAAGCGGGCTTTTTGGGCGTGATGTTATTTGGCATGAATAAGGTGGGAAAGAAGTTACATTTCTTTGCGACCTTGATGGTTGCTGTTGGAACTTTGATGTCAGCTTTTTGGATTTTAAGTGTTAATAGCTGGATGCAAACGCCAGTAGGTTATGCCATCAATGAGGCCGGACAATTTATCGTCAAGGATTGGTTCGAGGTGATTTTTAATCCTTCGTTTCCCTACCGTTTAGCGCACATGGTTATAGCCGCTTTTTTGAGTACCGCTTTTTTGGTTGGCGGTGTCGCAGCTTGGCACCTGCTTAAGGATAGCGGTAACGCCGGCGCTCGCTTAATGTTTTCAATGGCAATGTGGATGGCCTTGTTGGTTGCGCCACTACAAGCTTTTGTCGGGGATCTACACGGCCTAAACACTCTAGAACATCAGCCAGCAAAGGTTGCTGCTATGGAAGCAAATTACCATACCCAAAAAGGTGCTCCGCTGTACCTTTTTGGTTTTCCTAACAGCGATACGCAACAAGTCGATTACGCGATTAAAATTCCACACGGAGCAAGTTTGATTTTGACTCATGATCCCGATGGCGAGTTGATTGGTTTGGATCAATTTCCAAAAGAGGATTGGCCCAATGTCCCGATAGTCTTTTGGGCATTTAGAATTATGGTTGGAATTGGTTTTGGAATGATCGCAATAGGCTTCTGGGCGCTGTATTCACGGCTACGCAAAAAACTCTATCAGGGCCGTGGGCTGAAGAGGGTTGCTGTGGCTTTTGCGCCAGCGGGTGTGATCGCGACTATTGCGGGTTGGACTGTGACGGAAGTAGGGCGCCAACCTTACACGGTATATGGCCTGCTACGTACGTATGATTCCGCCTCGCCATTGGATGCGCCGGCAGTAGCCGCCTCGTTGGCAATCTTTGTGTTGGCTTATTTATTGGTGTTTGGTACGGGAATTTTTTACACCTTACGGCTGATGAAGGTGACGCCAAAAGACACGGTTACTGATGAACCCAAGAGCACTGCTAAAGTGTCCTTATCCAACCGCATGGATAGCAGTTACCAGCGTTCGCATAAAAAACCTTCAGCGGCGGTAAAGCCGAACCAACAAAACAGCTTAAGCAAGGAGCAAACAGATGATTGA
- a CDS encoding S8 family serine peptidase, translating to MHHFKLKSVVIAASLAIATTNTSSASQVKPKPQLNVQKTQSQLFEKEALVDVFIEYEQGASPNNLVQKSAASSVGAQGQQVKSMLSGLHGHQLKALSNRKGAAWKVRTDDIARIKKMAGVKSVTYIVEEALNHDNSVPWIGAPTAWGLIGNGDNALNYGSDPVTIGVIDSGIDYYHANFGGAGVASDFADDDPNVVEAGSFPTAKVIGGIDFAGANSGSFVQDDDPRQGGINGHGTHVAGTAGGNGVPGSVGAGVAPGAELYGIKVFADNGGSTTVSHLGILWGLDPNQDGDLSDRADVLNLSLGSNFGSLKSTSAMAADVAAAEGSVVVISAGNDGNVPYIHGGPAVAKGAISVASSVAGGFVQGATFSSDDANADGTFLALEGAHANLFRDGYSISGDLAVADPANGCTALNNPTDLDGKVALIIRGGCSFDAKYANAEAAGATGLVVYNDGTAADRIQPIVMGGISGDRNISGVMISFDNGDNIRAALEGATAVSVLADSTIQVPTDPSVDDTLSGFTSRGPGDANTFKPDVAAPGQSIVSAGSGTGTEPNTKSGTSMAAPHVAGLAALLLQKWPDLPSADIKAMIQNSTTPTYQDGAGGASQPYPLSLQGVGRVQADVAAQLSAVAKPGGISFGRIEANKSKQVKRTLTIKNLSYYPKFYWINHEPNQIMDGVMVNISQPFVFVPGKSKRKIKVKLKMNPNEAPFDSVNNSQSEVDGWFELQDLFSDETLRVGYMAVPDPASDIKVRQKGNGDIVFKNKGASDGYVEGFTLAGTSVVDPELDEPAILSFGWRSNQLFGTDAVEFAVSTTQPWTTLGPYRVRLDVDADEDGIYESIVIMEDLGFIGGQAFWDGIVERKIFPAGWVLGQADYDYNDTVAIGAFVRDVDGLGPDFPGIGFMPVGDTTFNYQLTLQNFFTGISTVQTGAIDLANEVTVDNNAFTIESGEKITINKTSANNGDMVWMFQQNRANKQTQVISL from the coding sequence ATGCATCATTTCAAACTCAAGTCCGTTGTTATTGCTGCTTCCTTAGCAATCGCAACGACCAACACCAGCTCTGCCAGTCAGGTTAAGCCCAAACCTCAACTCAATGTTCAAAAAACACAAAGCCAACTATTTGAAAAAGAAGCGTTAGTGGATGTGTTTATTGAATACGAACAAGGGGCGAGCCCCAATAATCTGGTTCAAAAATCTGCGGCTAGCTCCGTCGGTGCTCAAGGTCAGCAAGTCAAGAGTATGCTCAGCGGCTTGCACGGCCATCAACTCAAAGCCCTGTCTAACCGTAAGGGTGCGGCTTGGAAAGTTCGTACGGACGATATTGCTCGTATCAAAAAAATGGCAGGCGTGAAAAGCGTAACCTATATCGTTGAGGAGGCGCTAAACCATGATAACAGTGTTCCTTGGATTGGAGCGCCAACTGCGTGGGGTCTGATTGGCAATGGCGATAACGCTTTAAATTATGGTTCGGATCCGGTGACCATTGGTGTTATTGACAGCGGTATTGATTATTATCATGCGAATTTTGGCGGTGCGGGAGTCGCCAGTGATTTTGCTGATGACGATCCAAATGTGGTCGAAGCGGGCAGTTTCCCTACCGCTAAGGTCATTGGCGGAATTGATTTTGCGGGTGCCAACAGTGGCAGCTTTGTTCAAGATGATGATCCGCGCCAAGGCGGTATCAATGGACACGGTACCCACGTAGCTGGTACCGCTGGTGGTAATGGCGTTCCTGGTTCTGTTGGCGCTGGCGTTGCGCCAGGTGCTGAGCTTTATGGTATTAAGGTGTTTGCCGATAATGGCGGTTCAACCACCGTATCCCATCTCGGGATTTTATGGGGATTGGATCCAAACCAAGACGGCGATCTATCTGATCGAGCTGACGTTTTGAATTTAAGCCTTGGCTCTAATTTTGGCTCCTTAAAATCAACCAGTGCTATGGCGGCTGATGTAGCGGCAGCGGAAGGTTCGGTTGTGGTTATTTCGGCGGGCAACGATGGCAATGTGCCTTATATTCATGGTGGCCCAGCGGTAGCAAAAGGCGCGATTTCGGTAGCCAGCTCGGTTGCTGGTGGCTTTGTTCAGGGGGCTACTTTCAGTTCTGACGATGCTAATGCTGATGGTACTTTTTTAGCCTTAGAAGGCGCCCATGCCAACTTATTCCGTGATGGTTATTCGATTAGTGGCGATTTGGCGGTGGCCGACCCAGCGAACGGTTGTACCGCTCTAAATAACCCTACCGATCTTGATGGCAAGGTTGCTTTAATCATTCGCGGTGGTTGTAGCTTCGATGCTAAATATGCCAATGCAGAAGCCGCTGGCGCTACAGGTTTAGTGGTTTACAACGACGGCACTGCAGCCGATAGAATTCAGCCTATAGTTATGGGCGGGATCAGTGGAGATAGAAATATTTCTGGGGTGATGATTAGCTTTGATAATGGTGACAATATTCGAGCGGCTTTGGAAGGTGCAACGGCGGTTTCTGTACTGGCCGATTCAACCATTCAAGTGCCAACCGATCCAAGTGTTGACGATACCTTATCCGGCTTTACTTCGCGTGGCCCTGGCGATGCTAACACCTTTAAACCGGATGTGGCAGCACCAGGTCAATCCATCGTTTCTGCTGGTTCTGGTACTGGAACTGAGCCGAATACCAAAAGTGGTACTTCGATGGCCGCACCGCACGTTGCGGGCTTGGCTGCTTTGTTACTCCAAAAATGGCCTGATTTACCATCAGCAGATATTAAGGCGATGATTCAAAACTCGACAACACCCACCTATCAAGATGGTGCTGGTGGCGCGAGCCAACCTTACCCATTGTCACTACAAGGGGTGGGGCGTGTGCAAGCTGATGTGGCGGCGCAGTTAAGCGCAGTTGCTAAACCTGGCGGTATTTCTTTTGGTCGTATCGAAGCCAACAAAAGTAAGCAAGTTAAGCGTACTTTGACCATTAAAAACTTGTCCTACTATCCGAAATTCTATTGGATCAATCATGAGCCCAATCAAATTATGGATGGGGTGATGGTGAACATTTCGCAGCCGTTCGTTTTTGTTCCGGGCAAATCTAAGCGCAAAATTAAAGTGAAGCTTAAAATGAATCCGAATGAAGCTCCATTTGATAGCGTTAACAACAGTCAGTCGGAAGTGGATGGCTGGTTCGAGTTGCAAGATTTGTTTAGCGATGAAACCTTGCGTGTTGGCTATATGGCAGTGCCCGATCCAGCTTCGGACATCAAAGTTCGTCAAAAAGGCAATGGCGATATCGTCTTTAAAAACAAAGGCGCTAGCGATGGTTATGTTGAAGGCTTTACCCTAGCTGGAACGAGTGTTGTTGATCCGGAATTGGATGAGCCTGCAATTTTGTCTTTCGGTTGGAGAAGTAATCAGCTTTTCGGCACCGATGCGGTAGAATTTGCGGTCAGCACTACTCAGCCATGGACCACTTTAGGGCCTTATCGTGTGCGTCTTGATGTGGATGCCGATGAAGATGGTATTTATGAAAGCATTGTGATCATGGAAGATTTGGGCTTTATCGGTGGCCAAGCCTTCTGGGATGGCATTGTCGAGCGTAAAATCTTCCCTGCTGGCTGGGTTTTAGGCCAAGCCGATTACGACTACAATGACACCGTTGCTATTGGTGCTTTTGTAAGAGATGTTGATGGGCTTGGTCCTGATTTCCCGGGGATAGGTTTTATGCCAGTTGGTGATACCACCTTTAATTATCAATTGACACTTCAAAACTTTTTTACTGGTATTTCGACAGTACAAACAGGAGCGATTGATTTAGCGAATGAAGTTACAGTGGATAACAATGCTTTCACCATCGAAAGTGGTGAGAAAATTACCATTAACAAAACTTCGGCTAATAATGGTGATATGGTTTGGATGTTCCAACAAAATCGTGCCAACAAACAAACTCAAGTTATTAGCTTATAA
- the elbB gene encoding isoprenoid biosynthesis glyoxalase ElbB: MNKNIAVILSGCGFQDGAEIQESVMTLLALDQQAASYQCFAPDVEQFKVQNHLTGVQVSESRNVLVESARIARGEIKAMSEFKVDDFDALVMPGGFGAALNLSSFAVDGPACSINPEVETAVRATFEAQKPIGALCIAPVILAKLIPSVNLTIGDDAGVAEALESLGAKHSNTSHGEVVVDPLNKVVTTPCYMLDAKVSDIYKGADALVREVLTLA, encoded by the coding sequence ATGAATAAAAATATTGCTGTAATATTATCCGGCTGCGGTTTTCAAGATGGTGCTGAGATTCAAGAGTCGGTGATGACCTTATTAGCACTCGATCAACAAGCCGCTAGTTATCAATGCTTCGCCCCTGATGTGGAACAATTTAAAGTGCAAAACCACTTAACCGGCGTGCAGGTTTCCGAAAGTCGCAACGTCTTGGTAGAGTCAGCGCGAATTGCACGTGGCGAGATTAAAGCCATGTCAGAGTTTAAGGTGGATGATTTTGATGCTTTGGTGATGCCGGGCGGTTTTGGCGCAGCGTTAAATCTTTCTAGCTTTGCGGTCGATGGTCCAGCTTGTAGCATCAATCCCGAAGTGGAAACTGCCGTTCGAGCTACTTTTGAGGCACAAAAGCCGATTGGCGCCTTATGTATTGCGCCAGTTATTTTGGCCAAGTTGATTCCAAGTGTGAATCTAACCATTGGCGACGATGCCGGAGTTGCCGAGGCGCTAGAATCGCTTGGTGCAAAGCACTCCAACACCAGTCACGGCGAAGTGGTAGTCGATCCCCTTAATAAAGTGGTAACCACACCTTGCTATATGCTTGATGCCAAGGTTTCGGATATTTATAAAGGCGCTGATGCTTTGGTAAGAGAAGTGTTAACTTTAGCCTAA
- the rnt gene encoding ribonuclease T, protein MKDRFRGFFPVIVDVETGGFEPRTDALLEIAAVTTRFDKQGRLEVANSHHFHVEPFAGANIEQKALDFTGIDVKNPLRGAVDEKWALQEIFKKLRIEQKASGCNRCVLVGHNAWFDLSFVNAAVERTNIKRNPFHPFTSFDTASLSALVLGHTVLAQACELAHIPFSQKDAHSALYDAKKTAELFCYLVNNTKKL, encoded by the coding sequence ATGAAAGATCGCTTTCGTGGCTTCTTCCCCGTGATCGTTGATGTGGAAACAGGCGGTTTTGAGCCGCGCACCGATGCGCTGTTGGAAATCGCAGCCGTCACCACCCGCTTCGATAAACAAGGTCGATTAGAGGTTGCTAACTCCCATCATTTCCACGTCGAACCCTTTGCAGGCGCCAATATCGAACAAAAGGCTTTAGATTTTACTGGGATTGATGTTAAAAACCCCTTACGCGGCGCAGTTGATGAAAAATGGGCACTGCAAGAGATCTTTAAAAAGTTGCGCATCGAACAAAAGGCTTCCGGTTGCAATCGCTGCGTACTGGTAGGCCATAATGCTTGGTTTGATTTAAGCTTCGTAAACGCCGCAGTCGAGCGCACCAACATCAAGCGCAATCCTTTTCACCCTTTCACCAGCTTTGATACTGCCTCATTATCAGCCTTGGTGTTGGGCCATACGGTACTGGCTCAAGCTTGTGAGCTGGCGCATATCCCTTTTAGCCAGAAAGATGCCCATTCGGCACTTTACGATGCCAAGAAAACTGCGGAATTGTTTTGTTATTTGGTCAATAACACCAAAAAGCTATAG